The following coding sequences are from one Mycolicibacterium aichiense window:
- a CDS encoding SRPBCC family protein: MGIVTTSSETAFSQSPETIYDFVTNPANWTRTYPGSNYVGKLDKLPLTVGDTWEEGGPDGDRIFTWHLAIAVRPKLWVFTSVGRLGHDRDGSGGMEGRITVQYHFTTPGADITLFTRTMTIEAPKDKPMPDGFFRIVNPANIDRYHAAIARELSQSR, translated from the coding sequence TTGGGCATCGTGACCACCAGCTCGGAGACGGCGTTCAGCCAATCACCGGAGACGATCTACGACTTCGTCACCAATCCCGCCAACTGGACCAGGACTTACCCCGGCAGCAACTACGTGGGCAAGCTGGACAAGCTGCCGCTGACTGTTGGCGATACATGGGAAGAGGGCGGCCCCGACGGGGACCGGATCTTCACGTGGCACTTGGCGATCGCCGTGCGACCCAAGCTATGGGTGTTCACGTCGGTGGGCCGACTGGGCCACGATCGGGACGGCAGCGGCGGAATGGAAGGGCGCATCACCGTCCAGTACCACTTCACCACGCCAGGAGCGGACATCACGTTGTTCACTCGCACGATGACCATCGAGGCGCCCAAGGACAAACCGATGCCCGACGGCTTCTTCCGAATCGTCAACCCGGCCAATATCGACCGGTATCACGCCGCAATCGCGCGGGAGCTCAGCCAATCCCGTTGA
- a CDS encoding DUF4185 domain-containing protein produces MGSTNHASAYVGRIGGLAVGLGVGVAILAGAGAAWAEGSGSGDSGSSSSSHSSSSTGSSGTGSSGPSKPKATASSARTSNKLTARGATKAPEAAATPKAGAVRAAAKPTAPKVVTALLSTVGVTTDTTGVATSKREAAASAAAAAAATAPTVIPSYPVGWVTGQANNAYPGIGWPQTNNTKGFGIYGTDLGIMWENGLTGNIQLAFGDTFSAPGMTGDWRSNVLLLSQDKNLTNGLTLLQTGYAYQFIPRNSGVLFPFLGSEVTVIPTSAISVNNEQYVNYMSVKSWDTPGRWTTNYSAISMYDPATDKWVLQRSTIRSASWFGSTKPYVPGNQNFQQAAYVLQPADQVAEGDTQYLYAFGTPSGRAGSAYLSRVAVDDVNNLAKYQYWNGTTNTWVTGKPVAATPIIGDSTHSAGLFGPVIDWANNPNVLGGMLGGLFGAKTGGNVSEMSVQYNEYLGKYVMMYGDGNNNVKMRYADSPEDAWSAPITVATSATYPGLYAPMIHPWSGTGKLVDSNGNPDDSTLYWNMSLWGNYNVVLMKTDLSSLKASLA; encoded by the coding sequence ATGGGTTCGACGAATCATGCCTCGGCGTACGTGGGCCGCATCGGCGGCCTGGCAGTGGGATTGGGTGTCGGGGTGGCGATCCTCGCCGGCGCCGGCGCGGCGTGGGCGGAGGGGTCCGGCTCGGGCGACTCGGGCTCATCGTCGTCGTCGCACAGCTCGTCCAGCACTGGTTCATCCGGCACCGGCTCGTCCGGACCGTCGAAGCCCAAGGCCACCGCATCATCGGCTCGCACCTCGAACAAGCTGACCGCGCGCGGCGCCACCAAGGCGCCCGAGGCTGCCGCGACACCCAAGGCCGGCGCGGTCAGGGCCGCGGCGAAGCCGACCGCGCCGAAGGTCGTCACCGCGCTGCTGTCCACCGTCGGCGTGACGACCGATACCACGGGCGTGGCAACCTCCAAACGCGAGGCAGCCGCCAGCGCGGCGGCGGCCGCTGCGGCCACAGCACCCACCGTCATCCCGTCGTATCCGGTCGGCTGGGTGACCGGTCAGGCGAACAACGCCTACCCCGGCATCGGATGGCCGCAGACGAACAACACCAAGGGCTTCGGGATCTACGGCACCGACCTCGGCATCATGTGGGAGAACGGGCTGACCGGCAACATCCAGCTGGCGTTCGGTGACACCTTCAGCGCGCCGGGCATGACCGGCGACTGGCGGTCGAATGTTTTGTTGCTCAGCCAGGACAAGAACCTGACCAACGGCCTGACGCTGCTGCAGACCGGCTACGCCTACCAGTTCATCCCCCGCAATTCCGGCGTGCTGTTCCCGTTCCTGGGTTCCGAGGTGACGGTCATCCCGACGTCGGCCATCTCGGTGAACAACGAGCAGTACGTCAACTACATGTCGGTCAAGTCGTGGGACACCCCGGGACGCTGGACCACGAACTACTCGGCCATCTCGATGTACGACCCAGCCACCGACAAGTGGGTGCTGCAGCGGTCGACCATCCGCTCGGCGAGCTGGTTCGGCTCGACGAAGCCCTACGTCCCCGGCAACCAGAACTTCCAGCAGGCGGCGTATGTCCTGCAGCCCGCCGATCAGGTCGCCGAGGGCGACACCCAGTACCTCTACGCGTTCGGCACCCCGTCCGGGCGCGCAGGTTCGGCCTACCTGTCGCGGGTCGCCGTCGACGACGTGAACAACCTGGCCAAGTACCAGTACTGGAACGGGACCACGAACACCTGGGTGACGGGCAAGCCCGTCGCGGCCACGCCGATCATCGGCGATTCCACCCATTCCGCGGGGCTTTTCGGACCCGTCATCGACTGGGCGAACAACCCGAACGTGCTGGGCGGCATGCTCGGTGGCCTGTTCGGCGCCAAGACCGGCGGCAACGTCAGCGAGATGTCGGTCCAGTACAACGAGTACCTGGGCAAGTACGTGATGATGTACGGCGACGGCAACAACAACGTCAAGATGCGCTACGCCGACTCTCCCGAGGACGCCTGGTCGGCACCGATCACGGTGGCGACGTCCGCGACGTACCCGGGGCTGTACGCGCCGATGATCCATCCGTGGTCGGGCACCGGAAAGCTGGTCGACAGCAACGGAAATCCGGACGACAGCACGCTGTATTGGAATATGTCGCTCTGGGGCAACTACAACGTCGTGCTGATGAAGACCGACCTGTCGTCGCTGAAGGCCTCGCTGGCCTAG
- a CDS encoding winged helix-turn-helix transcriptional regulator: MTVDRDLFSAENCSVKRALDIVGEKWTLLVLREALYGARRFERFQSRIGCPRQVLTDRLNTLVAAGVLRKVPYQEPGQRERHEYRLTEKGRDLLPAVIALMHWGDKWEADAAGPPVEVVHRECGHPVELILRCRDDHAPLTAHDTEPRPGPGARPAKTGKTSR; encoded by the coding sequence GTGACCGTCGACCGCGACCTGTTCAGTGCCGAAAACTGTTCGGTCAAGCGAGCACTGGACATCGTCGGCGAGAAGTGGACATTGCTGGTTCTGCGCGAGGCGCTGTACGGCGCCCGGCGCTTCGAGCGGTTCCAGAGCCGCATCGGCTGCCCCCGCCAGGTTCTCACCGACCGCCTGAACACGCTCGTCGCGGCGGGCGTGCTGCGGAAGGTGCCCTATCAGGAGCCCGGCCAGCGTGAGCGTCACGAGTACCGACTGACGGAGAAGGGCCGCGACCTGCTCCCGGCCGTGATCGCGTTGATGCACTGGGGCGACAAGTGGGAGGCCGACGCGGCCGGTCCACCGGTCGAGGTCGTGCACCGAGAGTGCGGCCATCCCGTCGAACTGATTCTGCGATGTCGCGACGACCACGCCCCGCTGACCGCCCATGACACAGAACCGCGGCCGGGCCCCGGCGCCCGCCCTGCCAAGACCGGAAAGACGAGTAGATGA
- a CDS encoding acyl-CoA thioesterase: MTTTTAHPFDTAISLSDNTNGGYVGQTTPEYANMVGPFGGVTAAAIVRAIERHPDRTGEPIALTVNYLAPVSDGAFDVAVRAVRTNRTNQHWIAEVSQDRGITTTATAVFGVRRDAWSDTELTMPDVPDPESTSHTTVPGPVPWMRNYDMHYVEGAVPTDAAESASSTTTLWVRQRPARTLDFPALSALTDVFYPRVFLRRGRMLPAGTISLTTYFHVDGAELAEQGTDYVLASAHAQRFARGYFDQTAQIWGRSGTLLATSHQIVYYKD; the protein is encoded by the coding sequence ATGACCACCACCACGGCCCACCCCTTCGATACCGCAATCAGCCTGTCGGACAACACCAATGGAGGATATGTCGGCCAGACCACGCCGGAGTACGCGAACATGGTGGGCCCGTTCGGCGGGGTGACGGCCGCCGCGATTGTGCGGGCGATCGAGCGGCACCCGGATCGGACCGGCGAACCCATCGCGCTGACCGTCAACTATCTCGCTCCGGTGAGCGACGGCGCCTTCGATGTCGCCGTGCGTGCCGTCCGCACCAACCGGACCAACCAACACTGGATCGCCGAGGTCAGCCAGGACCGCGGAATCACCACCACGGCCACCGCGGTCTTCGGGGTCCGCCGGGATGCCTGGTCGGACACCGAACTCACGATGCCCGATGTACCCGATCCTGAAAGCACCTCGCATACAACGGTTCCCGGCCCCGTCCCGTGGATGCGCAACTATGACATGCACTATGTCGAGGGCGCTGTGCCGACCGACGCGGCAGAAAGCGCGTCGTCGACGACGACGCTCTGGGTGCGACAACGCCCGGCCCGCACGCTGGATTTCCCGGCACTGAGCGCGCTCACCGATGTCTTCTACCCACGGGTGTTCCTGCGCCGCGGCCGGATGCTGCCTGCCGGCACCATCTCGCTGACCACCTACTTCCACGTCGATGGCGCCGAACTCGCCGAGCAGGGCACCGACTACGTCCTGGCCAGCGCGCACGCCCAGCGTTTCGCCCGCGGATACTTCGATCAGACCGCGCAAATCTGGGGCCGCAGTGGGACCCTGCTGGCCACCAGCCACCAGATCGTCTACTACAAAGACTGA
- a CDS encoding TVP38/TMEM64 family protein: MHDDSEPPATRRWPHVLRLVLFVAALLTLFYLVAVSRVIDPAGVRAAVSAAGPAAPLVYVVVSAGLAAVFVPGPLLAAGSGVLFGPLLGTFVTLGSTVLTAVIAALLGRRAGRDSARALLGPDWSARIDSQIQRRGLWAVVGQRFVPGISDALASYAFGAFGMPLWQMAVGAFVGSAPRAFVYTALGASISDLSSPLGYTAIAVWCVTAIIGAYAAHRGYRGWRGRREGGSLPGGEEGPTPG, translated from the coding sequence ATGCACGACGATTCCGAACCGCCCGCAACCCGGCGGTGGCCGCACGTGCTGCGGCTCGTGCTGTTCGTCGCGGCCCTGCTGACGCTGTTCTACCTCGTTGCGGTGTCCAGGGTCATCGACCCGGCCGGTGTACGCGCCGCGGTATCGGCGGCCGGGCCCGCCGCCCCCCTGGTGTACGTCGTGGTGTCGGCGGGATTGGCCGCCGTGTTCGTTCCGGGCCCGCTGCTGGCAGCGGGCAGCGGCGTGTTGTTCGGGCCGCTGCTGGGTACGTTCGTCACTCTCGGGTCGACGGTCTTGACGGCGGTCATCGCCGCCCTGCTGGGCAGGCGAGCCGGCCGTGACAGTGCCAGAGCTCTGCTCGGCCCCGACTGGTCGGCGCGCATCGACTCCCAGATCCAGCGCCGCGGCCTGTGGGCGGTGGTGGGTCAGCGGTTCGTGCCGGGGATCTCCGATGCACTGGCGTCCTACGCATTCGGCGCGTTCGGAATGCCGTTGTGGCAGATGGCGGTTGGTGCGTTCGTCGGGTCCGCGCCGCGCGCATTCGTGTATACCGCACTGGGCGCGTCGATTTCGGACCTGTCCTCGCCGCTGGGCTATACCGCGATCGCGGTGTGGTGCGTCACCGCGATCATTGGGGCATACGCCGCCCATCGCGGCTATCGCGGCTGGCGCGGGCGGCGCGAGGGCGGGTCCCTCCCCGGGGGTGAGGAGGGACCCACTCCCGGTTAG
- a CDS encoding helix-turn-helix transcriptional regulator, with translation MPRPVLRGRNAELAAVATLLRRAGDVRQGAVIRLRGEPGIGKSTMLQAVARQAAAAGFAVGFGKAEELDQISAGAPLLVALRSGSQPLVGAETFADLAPVHHQPVWLVDRIASLLADISVRSPVLIVIDDAQWADPVTRFALDTLPARLAEAPVVWLTASREVGPQPAGALDDVDRHDVELGPLTDAELDALARDYLGGPAEGLTHRRLHALGGNPFLAVQLLSGVAAARSAGAETDDIPPAFADAIDSRLRSLSDGTAELVELAAVWGRPLDLSDATELLAGRSIVAITAQRREAHGRGLLAEDRDHIAFAHDLIREAVYETVPAAVRRALHLRCARYLVASGRGVVAAAPHARAAARAGDHEVVEILRGAAAQTSLTMPSVAAPLIVEAFGLLDAEDPRRLEVGEQCAEVLIRAERGNDAVAVIDALLMETSDIEARARLQSLAAQGLWLMGQLGEIDRRIVEVQDHPAVSPQMQARLAAVEALVLTRAGTAAAATDAAEAALARGRALGDERTQLLAVKALAEAGTAEGRHGSARRHYRALRALGGTTYLAGEVLALQQLDRFEEAEELLARVHQLHDHSLPSLVFAQLLQDFKLGRFVEADAGAMTVIRLCDDMGTYVHKFEAWLIGSVVAVIRGDLALARERLRPAEKTRQADDAFRKAPTLLIKGRIAGAEGRFEDSVRILKPLMDSLAQSRSWWPRSPELLRVQAGIAIAAADDEFAWQTVERAGIAAERNPGVASFEGVALQVEGFVTGDAGTLRSAVKILRESPRSFLLAGALADYGAVLVDQGDRHTAVAALTEAWDLYAELGANFYLPGVERNLSRAGAFTGSGESLTRAEERVAQLVSEGHTNQSVASALGVSVHTVNTHLRAVFRKMGVRSRVQLANAMNAKAVGRN, from the coding sequence ATGCCACGACCCGTCCTGAGAGGCCGAAACGCCGAACTCGCTGCCGTGGCGACATTGCTGCGGCGGGCCGGTGACGTGCGACAAGGCGCTGTGATCCGGCTGCGCGGCGAGCCCGGCATCGGTAAGAGCACGATGCTGCAGGCGGTCGCCCGGCAGGCGGCCGCGGCCGGTTTCGCCGTCGGCTTCGGTAAGGCCGAGGAATTGGATCAGATCTCGGCAGGTGCCCCGCTGCTGGTCGCGCTGCGGTCCGGCTCGCAGCCGTTGGTGGGAGCCGAGACCTTCGCCGACCTCGCGCCCGTGCATCACCAGCCGGTGTGGCTCGTCGACCGCATCGCTTCGCTGCTCGCCGACATCTCGGTGCGCAGTCCCGTCCTGATCGTCATCGACGACGCGCAGTGGGCCGACCCGGTCACCCGATTCGCCCTCGACACGCTTCCCGCCCGTCTCGCCGAGGCTCCGGTGGTCTGGCTGACCGCCAGCCGTGAGGTCGGTCCCCAGCCCGCCGGTGCGCTGGACGACGTGGACCGGCACGACGTGGAGCTGGGGCCGCTGACCGACGCCGAGCTGGACGCACTGGCGCGCGACTACCTGGGTGGCCCCGCCGAAGGCCTGACACATCGACGCCTGCATGCGTTGGGCGGCAATCCTTTCCTGGCGGTGCAGCTGCTGTCGGGGGTGGCCGCAGCGCGCAGTGCCGGGGCGGAGACCGACGACATCCCGCCGGCGTTCGCCGATGCGATCGACAGCCGCTTGCGCTCGCTCAGTGACGGCACCGCCGAGCTGGTCGAACTCGCGGCCGTGTGGGGCCGGCCGCTGGACCTGTCCGACGCCACCGAGTTGCTCGCCGGCCGGTCCATTGTGGCGATCACGGCGCAGCGGCGTGAAGCTCACGGCCGCGGCCTGCTGGCCGAAGATCGCGACCACATCGCATTCGCCCACGATCTGATCCGGGAAGCGGTCTACGAGACCGTTCCCGCGGCGGTTCGCCGCGCTCTGCATCTGCGATGTGCCCGATATCTGGTGGCGTCGGGCAGGGGAGTGGTCGCGGCAGCGCCGCACGCCCGCGCCGCCGCCCGGGCCGGCGATCATGAGGTGGTGGAAATCCTCCGGGGTGCCGCTGCGCAGACGTCGCTGACCATGCCCTCGGTGGCCGCGCCGCTGATCGTGGAGGCATTCGGATTGCTCGATGCCGAGGACCCGCGGCGTCTGGAGGTCGGCGAACAGTGCGCCGAGGTTCTCATCCGCGCCGAGCGTGGCAACGACGCCGTCGCGGTCATCGATGCGCTACTGATGGAGACATCTGACATCGAAGCGCGAGCTCGCCTGCAATCGCTTGCCGCTCAGGGACTGTGGTTGATGGGTCAGCTTGGTGAAATAGACCGCCGGATCGTCGAGGTTCAGGACCATCCCGCGGTGTCGCCGCAGATGCAGGCCCGTCTCGCCGCGGTGGAGGCTCTGGTGCTCACTCGCGCCGGGACGGCCGCGGCGGCCACCGACGCCGCCGAGGCCGCCCTGGCTCGCGGGCGTGCACTCGGCGATGAGCGAACTCAACTGCTGGCCGTGAAGGCCCTCGCCGAAGCCGGCACCGCCGAGGGCCGACACGGGTCGGCCCGCAGGCACTATCGCGCCCTGCGCGCGCTGGGCGGGACGACCTACCTGGCCGGCGAGGTCCTGGCGCTGCAGCAGCTCGACCGCTTCGAGGAGGCCGAGGAACTGCTCGCTCGTGTACATCAGCTCCACGACCACAGCCTGCCGTCTCTGGTCTTCGCTCAACTCCTGCAGGACTTCAAGCTCGGACGATTCGTCGAAGCCGACGCCGGCGCCATGACGGTGATCCGCCTCTGTGACGACATGGGCACCTATGTCCACAAATTCGAGGCCTGGCTGATCGGCAGTGTCGTCGCGGTGATCCGCGGTGATCTCGCACTGGCCCGGGAACGGCTTCGGCCCGCCGAAAAGACCAGACAGGCCGACGACGCCTTCCGCAAGGCTCCGACCCTGTTGATCAAAGGCCGAATCGCCGGAGCCGAAGGCCGATTCGAGGACAGTGTGCGAATCCTCAAGCCGCTGATGGACTCATTGGCGCAGTCGAGGTCCTGGTGGCCGAGGAGCCCCGAGCTGCTACGTGTACAAGCGGGCATCGCGATAGCCGCCGCCGACGACGAATTCGCTTGGCAGACAGTCGAACGTGCGGGGATCGCTGCCGAACGCAATCCCGGTGTCGCCAGCTTCGAGGGCGTGGCGCTGCAGGTCGAGGGATTCGTCACCGGCGACGCGGGGACGCTACGCAGCGCGGTCAAGATCCTTCGTGAGTCGCCGCGCTCGTTCTTGTTGGCGGGAGCGCTGGCCGATTACGGTGCCGTCCTGGTCGACCAAGGTGACCGGCACACCGCGGTGGCGGCGTTGACCGAAGCGTGGGACCTCTATGCCGAGCTCGGAGCGAACTTCTATCTGCCCGGTGTCGAGCGCAACTTGAGCAGGGCTGGTGCATTCACCGGCAGCGGGGAGAGCCTGACCAGGGCCGAGGAGCGGGTCGCCCAGCTGGTGAGTGAGGGCCACACCAATCAATCCGTAGCGTCCGCTCTCGGTGTGTCGGTCCATACGGTGAACACCCATCTACGTGCGGTGTTCCGCAAGATGGGAGTTCGTTCGCGGGTGCAGCTCGCCAACGCCATGAATGCCAAAGCGGTCGGGCGCAACTGA
- a CDS encoding DUF2237 family protein, whose amino-acid sequence MADRNVLGGPLEPCGTDPMTGFYRDGCCSTGPEDAGSHTICAVVTAEFLAHQRSIGNDLSTPMPQYRFPGLTPGDRWCVTALNWLRAHTDGHAAPVVLACTHERTLDVVPLETLQEYAVDVPDDLGAL is encoded by the coding sequence ATGGCTGATCGCAACGTCCTGGGCGGCCCCCTCGAACCCTGCGGAACCGATCCCATGACGGGTTTCTACCGCGACGGCTGCTGTTCCACCGGCCCGGAGGACGCCGGCAGTCACACCATCTGCGCGGTGGTGACCGCCGAATTCCTCGCCCATCAGCGCTCGATAGGCAATGACCTGTCGACCCCGATGCCGCAGTATCGGTTTCCCGGTCTGACGCCCGGTGACCGGTGGTGTGTCACAGCGCTGAACTGGCTACGCGCCCACACCGACGGGCATGCTGCGCCGGTCGTGCTGGCCTGCACTCACGAGCGGACGCTGGACGTGGTGCCGCTGGAGACTCTGCAGGAGTACGCGGTCGACGTGCCCGACGACCTGGGCGCGCTGTAG
- a CDS encoding acyl-CoA dehydrogenase family protein, translated as MSENPRPVAPRPRFTTEPHGGTTAERLGRLADVVDDLRHTDAAAERDRVLQYDAVDAIRRTGALALRVPARHGGPGGSVRDVLTAVIRIARGSSNVAQALRPHFGFAERLLSNRATEADRDEWFPRVNAGVIVGNAITDAKGKTPSGADTTLLADGAGVLRLNGYKFYSTGTLFADLIAVSANDAEGRDVQAIVPAGRDGVELYDDWEGFGQRTTASGGTRFTNVEVRPHEVITVSDGRHLGQSTAFLQLYLAAVAAGIAAAARDDAVWYVQNKARPASHSLADTATGDPFTLHAVGEIAANASAAEALVLHAADALDTVVDSGRIDDADELARVAIVVAEAQLVAERLTLAAAERIFDTGGASATARALNLDRHWRNVRTVSTHNPLAYKAHAAGNYAVNGAWPPANGYF; from the coding sequence ATGAGCGAGAATCCCCGCCCGGTGGCGCCGCGCCCGAGATTCACCACCGAACCGCACGGCGGGACAACGGCGGAGCGGCTAGGGCGGCTCGCCGACGTGGTCGACGACCTCCGCCACACCGATGCTGCCGCCGAACGCGACCGGGTTCTGCAATACGACGCTGTCGATGCGATCCGCCGAACCGGTGCCTTGGCGCTGCGGGTGCCTGCCCGCCACGGGGGACCCGGCGGCTCGGTACGCGATGTGCTGACCGCCGTCATCCGGATCGCCCGAGGCAGCTCCAATGTGGCACAGGCACTTCGGCCGCATTTCGGGTTTGCCGAGCGGTTGCTGAGTAACCGTGCCACCGAGGCTGACCGCGACGAGTGGTTTCCGCGCGTCAATGCCGGCGTGATCGTCGGCAATGCGATCACCGACGCCAAAGGCAAGACCCCGTCGGGCGCGGACACCACACTGCTCGCCGACGGTGCCGGAGTGCTACGGCTCAACGGCTACAAGTTCTATTCCACCGGAACGCTTTTCGCCGATCTGATCGCGGTCTCAGCCAATGATGCCGAGGGTCGCGACGTGCAGGCGATCGTGCCCGCCGGGCGCGACGGCGTGGAGCTGTACGACGACTGGGAGGGCTTCGGGCAGCGCACCACCGCCAGCGGTGGAACCCGATTCACCAACGTGGAGGTCCGCCCACACGAGGTGATCACGGTGTCCGACGGCAGGCACCTGGGTCAGAGCACGGCGTTCCTGCAGTTGTATCTGGCGGCGGTGGCCGCGGGCATCGCGGCGGCGGCCCGCGACGACGCCGTCTGGTACGTGCAGAACAAGGCGCGTCCGGCGTCGCATTCGCTGGCCGACACCGCCACCGGCGATCCGTTCACACTGCACGCGGTCGGTGAGATCGCCGCGAACGCGTCCGCCGCCGAGGCGCTGGTCCTCCATGCCGCCGACGCCCTCGACACAGTGGTGGACTCCGGTCGTATCGACGACGCGGACGAACTGGCCCGGGTGGCGATCGTGGTCGCCGAGGCGCAGCTGGTCGCCGAGCGGCTGACCCTGGCGGCTGCGGAGCGGATCTTCGACACCGGTGGGGCCTCGGCCACCGCTCGCGCGTTGAACCTGGATCGGCACTGGCGCAACGTCCGAACCGTCTCCACGCACAACCCGCTGGCGTACAAGGCGCACGCGGCGGGCAACTACGCGGTCAATGGGGCGTGGCCGCCCGCCAACGGTTACTTCTGA
- a CDS encoding LLM class flavin-dependent oxidoreductase codes for MSGPRFGVWAPVYGNHGARTHPDDLPDASYRRTRDLLVHAESRGFDATLVAQHVIHPSDTENDVLETWSTLAGLAEATDRIELIGAIKPLLFNPLVFAKLAANIADIAGGRLSINVVTGWFLPELEALGVDPLAHDDRYAYTRQWLDTVLELWSGQHVGIGGQQGGQQALVRPVPKDVPPVYIGGESEPGRALGASHGDVYFINGRPIADTVALIEDLRARPRDRGPLRFGLSAFVIARPTEAEAHAEAAHLQALIDAESRPEISSGTDPNTAMYQVLAGSKRVGSNGGTLAGLVGSYEQVIERIDAFHAAGIELFMLQFQPIDTELDRFADKIISHYRGEG; via the coding sequence ATGAGCGGGCCGCGCTTCGGGGTGTGGGCGCCGGTCTACGGCAACCACGGTGCACGCACCCACCCCGACGATCTTCCGGACGCCAGTTACCGGCGCACCCGCGACCTGCTGGTGCATGCCGAAAGTCGGGGATTCGACGCGACGTTGGTGGCCCAGCATGTGATTCATCCCAGTGACACCGAGAACGATGTGCTGGAAACCTGGTCCACGCTGGCCGGTCTGGCTGAAGCCACCGACCGGATCGAGCTGATCGGGGCGATCAAGCCGCTGTTGTTCAACCCGTTGGTGTTCGCCAAGCTCGCCGCCAACATCGCCGACATCGCGGGCGGCCGGTTGTCGATCAACGTGGTCACCGGCTGGTTCCTGCCCGAACTCGAGGCATTGGGCGTCGATCCGCTGGCTCATGACGACCGGTACGCCTACACCCGGCAGTGGCTGGACACCGTCCTGGAGCTGTGGAGCGGTCAGCATGTGGGGATCGGGGGACAGCAGGGCGGACAGCAGGCCTTGGTGCGGCCGGTGCCCAAAGACGTTCCGCCGGTGTACATCGGCGGCGAGTCGGAGCCGGGCCGGGCGCTGGGCGCCTCCCACGGTGATGTGTACTTCATCAACGGCAGGCCGATCGCCGACACCGTCGCGCTCATCGAGGATCTGCGCGCCCGTCCTCGTGATCGCGGACCGCTGCGATTCGGGTTGTCCGCCTTTGTGATTGCCCGGCCCACCGAGGCCGAGGCGCACGCCGAGGCGGCGCACCTGCAAGCACTGATCGACGCCGAGTCGCGGCCGGAGATCTCCAGCGGCACCGATCCCAACACGGCGATGTACCAGGTGCTCGCCGGCAGCAAGCGCGTCGGTTCCAACGGCGGGACGCTGGCCGGTCTGGTCGGCAGCTACGAGCAGGTCATCGAGCGCATCGATGCCTTCCACGCAGCCGGGATCGAGCTGTTCATGTTGCAGTTCCAGCCGATCGACACCGAACTCGACCGGTTCGCCGACAAGATCATCAGCCATTACCGAGGAGAAGGATGA